The sequence below is a genomic window from Gossypium hirsutum isolate 1008001.06 chromosome A11, Gossypium_hirsutum_v2.1, whole genome shotgun sequence.
TTACTCAATCATAGCTAGGAAGTTATCTCATatgtgaagaagaaaaaaaactaaacaaattttgcaaaatgaaaaatataaccTGCAGCTAAAAAACAACTTAGCTGAAAACCTGAAATGATTACAAAATCACATGCTTACAGATTTTTGTTGTATGAGAACTCTTGTAAGCATGTGATTGTATTTGACTTCAAAACTGTTTGACATTTGAATTGGTCAGAGTTGAAGGAAGctttgatgaattaaatttgtgggtCTTTTTGAACTAAAATAATTTAGATGATACAATTAAGATTAGATCAAGAACTGGAAAATTGAGGAAAAAAGGGCTTTATGTATAATGAAGAACAAAATAGAAGAATGACCTGAAATCTGTATCATCAAAGATTTTCTGCACTTTCCAGCGCTTAATGGGCCACTTGGAGAGCACGGCGTTGCCATATTCAGGTGCCCAACTCTCAGCAAATACGTAGTTCATCCCCAAAGCAGCAGCTAAATCAGACAATGGCTTCATTGCTTTTTCTTCCTCAGCTTTCACATCTTGCAGAGCTAATATATCAGCATCTAACTCCCTCAAGACTTCAAGCACTGTCTTTCTGCTTCTATAACTCTCGCAACCTTCTATTCCGTTTCCCATATTCGTCGGAAAACTCACTACTGATCTCAACGGGGCTTTACCTCTCCAAGCTTTACCCGCAGCAGCACTCGAAGAGCCATCCTTTCCCATTTCCGCAAAGCTCAGTTGTCGATTTCGCAATAAAGAAATCTCATTATCTGGCAAATTGATAGACACCCTTAACTTGGATTTCACGAATTTTTTCTGCTGGGAGAGATTCTCTTTGTTGTTCATGGAACTCGGATGCAGGGGAGACTGCTTTAGTATACTTTTCGGGCGATCATTTGTAGACTTTGCGCGTAAACCAAGATCCATGGAGCGCCCACCATCAACAAAACCACCATTGTCATAGTCAAAACTTGAAGACTTATCTGCTTTAGGCATTGCAGGAGCCATAGAAAACAGGGAAGCATTGAAAGTCGCTACACGTATAGGTCTCGACGAGTTTACTAAACCACCCAAATGGCCATCTTGGTGAACTTTTGAAGATCCATTGACGACAATAGCAGGATCCTTGGTGATACTATCAGTACGAGCCTTGGAGTTTAATTTTCCAAGCCTTCTGATGACAACCACAGACCTAG
It includes:
- the LOC107922994 gene encoding uncharacterized protein yields the protein MQSSTPLQPILFTAHLSTMLELLNKRIKRLCSPLRWPIRRRSRSVVVIRRLGKLNSKARTDSITKDPAIVVNGSSKVHQDGHLGGLVNSSRPIRVATFNASLFSMAPAMPKADKSSSFDYDNGGFVDGGRSMDLGLRAKSTNDRPKSILKQSPLHPSSMNNKENLSQQKKFVKSKLRVSINLPDNEISLLRNRQLSFAEMGKDGSSSAAAGKAWRGKAPLRSVVSFPTNMGNGIEGCESYRSRKTVLEVLRELDADILALQDVKAEEEKAMKPLSDLAAALGMNYVFAESWAPEYGNAVLSKWPIKRWKVQKIFDDTDFRNVLKATIDVPETGEVDFHCTHLDHLDEIWRMKQINAIIQSNDGPHILAGGLNSLEETDYSKERWTDIIKYYEEMGKPIPKVEVMKFLRNEQYTDAKHFAGECEPVVVIAKGQSVQGTCKYGTRVDYILASPNSPYKFVPGSYSVLSSKGTSDHHIVKVDMIKVNDNFEENVSRKRRQPKQKQKVLKITNGSPSPLKCMWKTHT